A genome region from Anastrepha ludens isolate Willacy chromosome 3, idAnaLude1.1, whole genome shotgun sequence includes the following:
- the LOC128858156 gene encoding uncharacterized protein LOC128858156: MKFLKIVLVLLALCACTSAITRFSRSQDEDDDGSVDDDVSQPLRIASVKSRAIAMDRGLCRELSRYHPHYPRCQAYCEKLNHWMGMCRRDSCHCYS, from the coding sequence atgaaatttttaaaaattgttttggtgCTGCTGGCGTTATGTGCATGCACTTCAGCTATCACCCGCTTCTCTAGAAGCCAAGATGAGGATGACGATGGATCAGTGGACGATGACGTATCCCAACCCTTGCGTATTGCTTCGGTCAAATCGCGTGCTATCGCCATGGATCGCGGCCTTTGCAGAGAATTGTCGCGCTATCACCCGCACTACCCACGCTGTCAGGCGTATTGTGAAAAGCTTAACCACTGGATGGGCATGTGCCGACGTGACAGCTGTCATTGCTATTCTTAG
- the LOC128856529 gene encoding odorant receptor 2a-like isoform X2, giving the protein MVQMEGQHLEVTLGFKSILADNLNDFCEVVYVAMSDVTLSVKFLTLFLVRKQLLELAAILKRLDNSAKTKEEITVLQEGIDASKKCFLIVWRLFYSAFVTSHLVVIFSAERRLMYPAWFPLDYKASWTNFCIVYGYQTIGFLVQCTQACSVDTYPLAYIRVLTAHMRALSIRIQRIGFNTNSSDSPENMHLTKDEMERNYAELVSCIKDHKTIIELFSTIQKTISGTSLIQFVGTGFSQCSIGVYMLYVGFNPSIMLNMTIFFVAVTLETLILCYCGDLFCQECEELSKAIYNCNWTVQSSEFKKALRIFLFHSQRESVLKAGNLVPVNLQTFLMAMKSSYSMFTLLSSFK; this is encoded by the exons ATGGTTCAAATGGAGGGCCAACATCTGGAAGTCACATTGGGATTTAAA AGTATACTTGCAGATAATCTAAACGACTTCTGTGAAGTTGTCTACGTGGCCATGTCCGACGTGACACTCAGTGTGAAGTTTCTCACCTTATTCCTCGTACGTAAGCAATTGTTGGAATTAGCAGCTATACTGAAGCGCTTGGACAACAGTGCCAAGACCAAAGAAGAAATAACTGTTCTACAGGAAGGCATTGATGcatctaaaaaatgtttcctcatCGTTTGGCGACTATTTTATTCTGCTTTTGTCACCAGTCATTTGGTGGTGATTTTCTCTGCCGAAAGACGTCTAATGTATCCTGCTTGGTTTCCGCTTGACTACAAAGCTTCATGGactaatttttgtattgtatatggCTATCAAACGATTGGCTTTTTAGTGCAGTGTACGCAAGCTTGCTCGGTGGACACATACCCGCTGGCCTATATCCGTGTCCTTACCGCACACATGCGCGCTCTCTCTATACGCATTCAACGAATCGGATTCAATACCAATAGCAGTGATTCTCCAGAGAATATGCATTTGACAAAGGATGAAATGGAACGCAATTACGCTGAGCTCGTCTCTTGCATTAAGGATCACAAAACGATTATCGA GTTATTTTCAACTATACAAAAGACCATCTCAGGCACATCTCTGATTCAATTCGTCGGCACTGGCTTCTCACAATGCAGCATAGGCGTGTATATGCTCTACGTTGGCTTCAATCCCTCGATTATGTTGAATATGACTATCTTCTTCGTAGCTGTGACATTAGAAACACTAATCCTCTGCTATTGTGGTGATCTCTTTTGTCAAGAATGCGAGGAGCTATCAAAAGCCATCTACAATTGCAATTGGACAGTTCAAAGCAGCGAATTTAAGAAGGCATTGCgtatttttctctttcattcgCAAAGGGAGAGTGTTTTGAAGGCCGGCAACTTAGTACCTGTaaatttacaaacttttttaatg
- the LOC128856529 gene encoding odorant receptor 2a-like isoform X1, translating into MSMLRVNSWDAFKYHWRVWDLSGFRGPKRRSPWYIPHLLYAIIVTILFPIFYPISFAVESILADNLNDFCEVVYVAMSDVTLSVKFLTLFLVRKQLLELAAILKRLDNSAKTKEEITVLQEGIDASKKCFLIVWRLFYSAFVTSHLVVIFSAERRLMYPAWFPLDYKASWTNFCIVYGYQTIGFLVQCTQACSVDTYPLAYIRVLTAHMRALSIRIQRIGFNTNSSDSPENMHLTKDEMERNYAELVSCIKDHKTIIELFSTIQKTISGTSLIQFVGTGFSQCSIGVYMLYVGFNPSIMLNMTIFFVAVTLETLILCYCGDLFCQECEELSKAIYNCNWTVQSSEFKKALRIFLFHSQRESVLKAGNLVPVNLQTFLMAMKSSYSMFTLLSSFK; encoded by the exons ATGTCAATGTTAAGAGTAAATAGCTGGGATGCTTTCAAGTATCATTGGCGTGTTTGGGACTTAAGCGGCTTCCGTGGACCGAAGAGGCGCTCGCCTTGGTATATTCCCCACCTGTTGTATGCAATTATTGTAACAATTCTTTTTCCGATTTTTTATCCCATCTCCTTTGCCGTGGAGAGTATACTTGCAGATAATCTAAACGACTTCTGTGAAGTTGTCTACGTGGCCATGTCCGACGTGACACTCAGTGTGAAGTTTCTCACCTTATTCCTCGTACGTAAGCAATTGTTGGAATTAGCAGCTATACTGAAGCGCTTGGACAACAGTGCCAAGACCAAAGAAGAAATAACTGTTCTACAGGAAGGCATTGATGcatctaaaaaatgtttcctcatCGTTTGGCGACTATTTTATTCTGCTTTTGTCACCAGTCATTTGGTGGTGATTTTCTCTGCCGAAAGACGTCTAATGTATCCTGCTTGGTTTCCGCTTGACTACAAAGCTTCATGGactaatttttgtattgtatatggCTATCAAACGATTGGCTTTTTAGTGCAGTGTACGCAAGCTTGCTCGGTGGACACATACCCGCTGGCCTATATCCGTGTCCTTACCGCACACATGCGCGCTCTCTCTATACGCATTCAACGAATCGGATTCAATACCAATAGCAGTGATTCTCCAGAGAATATGCATTTGACAAAGGATGAAATGGAACGCAATTACGCTGAGCTCGTCTCTTGCATTAAGGATCACAAAACGATTATCGA GTTATTTTCAACTATACAAAAGACCATCTCAGGCACATCTCTGATTCAATTCGTCGGCACTGGCTTCTCACAATGCAGCATAGGCGTGTATATGCTCTACGTTGGCTTCAATCCCTCGATTATGTTGAATATGACTATCTTCTTCGTAGCTGTGACATTAGAAACACTAATCCTCTGCTATTGTGGTGATCTCTTTTGTCAAGAATGCGAGGAGCTATCAAAAGCCATCTACAATTGCAATTGGACAGTTCAAAGCAGCGAATTTAAGAAGGCATTGCgtatttttctctttcattcgCAAAGGGAGAGTGTTTTGAAGGCCGGCAACTTAGTACCTGTaaatttacaaacttttttaatg